One genomic window of Candidatus Hydrogenedentota bacterium includes the following:
- a CDS encoding four helix bundle suffix domain-containing protein gives MTKGFIPPHGGYRGLLSYQRSEIVFDATVRFCERHFDPYDRTIGQMVQAARSGKQNIAEGSMASATSKETEIKLTSVARASLGELLEDYRDFLRVRRIPEWEKDHPYARRLSELLRTPNADYETFRKALEHEDLAISANAILGLCKVAYALLTRQIKQLEAAFLEEGGLRERMTRARLDERDRQRRHRDRDTPEQHDEP, from the coding sequence CCGCCGCACGGGGGCTACCGCGGACTCCTCTCCTACCAGCGCTCCGAGATCGTGTTCGACGCCACGGTCCGATTCTGTGAACGCCACTTCGACCCCTACGACCGCACCATCGGCCAGATGGTCCAGGCCGCGCGCTCTGGAAAGCAGAATATCGCCGAAGGCAGCATGGCCTCCGCAACCTCCAAGGAGACCGAGATCAAACTCACCAGCGTCGCCCGCGCGAGCCTGGGTGAGTTGCTCGAAGACTACCGGGACTTCCTGCGCGTTCGGCGGATTCCGGAGTGGGAGAAAGACCACCCCTACGCGCGCCGCCTTTCGGAATTACTCCGCACGCCAAACGCGGACTATGAGACCTTCCGAAAGGCGCTCGAACACGAAGACCTCGCCATCTCGGCCAACGCCATACTGGGCCTCTGCAAGGTCGCATACGCCCTGCTGACCCGCCAGATCAAGCAGCTGGAGGCGGCCTTTCTGGAAGAAGGCGGGCTGCGCGAACGCATGACCCGCGCACGGCTCGATGAGCGTGATCGCCAGCGGCGGCATCGGGATCGCGATACCCCGGAACAGCACGACGAACCGTAG